The following are from one region of the Flavimobilis soli genome:
- the rplA gene encoding 50S ribosomal protein L1 has translation MATRSKAYRKAAEKIDRERLYAPLEAVRLAKENVSTKFDSTVEVAFRLGVDPRKADQMVRGTVNLPHGTGKTARVLVFANGEKAEQARAAGADEVGGDELIEKVAAGYTDFDAAVATPDLMGKVGRLGKVLGPRGLMPNPKTGTVTMDVAKAVEDIKGGKIEFRVDKHANLHFIIGKASFSETQLVENYGAALEEILRLKPSSSKGRYITKATLTTTNGPGIPLDQSRTTKLLEESDEA, from the coding sequence ATGGCAACGCGCAGCAAGGCCTACCGCAAGGCCGCAGAGAAGATCGACCGCGAGCGTCTCTATGCCCCTCTCGAGGCCGTGCGCCTCGCGAAGGAGAACGTCTCGACGAAGTTCGACTCGACCGTCGAGGTGGCCTTCCGCCTCGGTGTCGACCCCCGCAAGGCGGACCAGATGGTCCGTGGCACCGTCAACCTTCCTCACGGCACCGGAAAGACCGCTCGGGTCCTGGTCTTTGCGAACGGTGAGAAGGCAGAGCAGGCCCGTGCGGCCGGCGCTGACGAGGTCGGCGGCGACGAGCTCATCGAGAAGGTGGCCGCTGGCTACACCGACTTCGACGCCGCGGTCGCGACGCCGGACCTCATGGGCAAGGTCGGTCGCCTCGGTAAGGTCCTCGGTCCGCGCGGCCTCATGCCGAACCCGAAGACGGGCACGGTGACCATGGACGTCGCCAAGGCCGTCGAGGACATCAAGGGTGGAAAGATCGAGTTCCGCGTCGACAAGCACGCGAACCTCCACTTCATCATCGGCAAGGCCTCCTTCTCGGAGACGCAGCTCGTCGAGAACTACGGCGCAGCGCTCGAGGAGATCCTCCGTCTGAAGCCGTCCTCCTCGAAGGGCCGCTACATCACGAAGGCCACGCTGACGACGACGAACGGCCCGGGCATCCCGCTCGACCAGTCGCGCACCACGAAGCTCCTCGAGGAGTCCGACGAGGCCTGA
- the rplK gene encoding 50S ribosomal protein L11: MPPKKKVAGLIKLQIQAGAANPAPPIGPALGQHGVNIMEFCKAYNAATESQRGNVIPVEITVYEDRSFTFITKTPPAAELIKKAAGVDKGSATPHTAKVAKLTAAQVREIASTKLEDLNANDLDAASKIIAGTARSMGITVEG; encoded by the coding sequence ATGCCTCCCAAGAAGAAGGTCGCAGGCCTGATCAAGCTCCAGATCCAGGCTGGTGCTGCCAACCCTGCGCCGCCGATCGGCCCCGCGCTGGGTCAGCACGGCGTCAACATCATGGAGTTCTGCAAGGCCTACAACGCGGCCACCGAGTCGCAGCGTGGCAACGTGATCCCCGTGGAGATCACGGTCTACGAAGACCGTTCCTTCACGTTCATCACGAAGACCCCGCCGGCCGCCGAGCTCATCAAGAAGGCCGCCGGCGTCGACAAGGGCTCCGCGACCCCGCACACCGCCAAGGTGGCGAAGCTGACGGCCGCCCAGGTCCGCGAGATCGCATCGACGAAGCTCGAGGACCTCAATGCGAACGACCTCGACGCCGCGTCGAAGATCATCGCCGGCACCGCCCGCTCCATGGGCATCACCGTCGAGGGCTGA
- the nusG gene encoding transcription termination/antitermination protein NusG, with amino-acid sequence MSQESLEPAEEFVAPAAEADENDTAVEAEVSATEGEDVAADQDAAPEADEDAEVDPVEEFKAELRRLPGDWYVIHSYAGYENRVKVNLENRTQSLNMEDYIFQVEVPMEEVTEIKNAQKKVVRRVRIPGYVLVRMDLTDESWGAVRHTPGVTGFVGHTHQPVPLTFDEVFSMLAPSLAPKPEVAKTSKPAAGAIVVDFTVGESVTVTDGPFETLPATISEINAEAQKLKVLVSIFGRETPVELSFNQVAKI; translated from the coding sequence GTGTCCCAGGAATCGCTGGAGCCGGCGGAGGAGTTCGTCGCGCCCGCAGCCGAGGCCGACGAGAACGACACGGCTGTCGAGGCTGAGGTCTCGGCCACCGAGGGCGAGGACGTCGCTGCTGACCAGGACGCTGCGCCCGAGGCTGACGAGGACGCCGAGGTCGACCCGGTCGAGGAGTTCAAGGCCGAGCTGCGTCGCCTCCCCGGCGACTGGTACGTCATCCACTCCTACGCGGGCTACGAGAACCGCGTGAAGGTCAACCTCGAGAACCGCACCCAGTCCCTCAACATGGAGGACTACATCTTCCAGGTCGAGGTGCCCATGGAGGAGGTGACGGAGATCAAGAACGCGCAGAAGAAGGTCGTCCGTCGCGTCCGCATCCCCGGGTACGTCCTCGTGCGCATGGACCTCACCGACGAGTCGTGGGGCGCGGTGCGCCACACGCCCGGCGTGACCGGCTTCGTGGGGCACACCCACCAGCCCGTCCCGCTGACCTTCGACGAGGTCTTCTCGATGCTCGCTCCGTCGCTCGCGCCGAAGCCCGAGGTCGCCAAGACCTCGAAGCCGGCCGCAGGCGCGATCGTCGTCGACTTCACCGTGGGCGAGTCCGTGACCGTGACCGACGGTCCGTTCGAGACGCTGCCCGCCACGATTTCCGAGATCAACGCCGAGGCCCAGAAGCTCAAGGTGCTGGTCTCGATCTTCGGCCGGGAGACTCCGGTCGAGCTCTCGTTCAACCAGGTCGCCAAGATCTGA